The window TCTTTGTAAAGTTTCCTAGATGTTAAAGCTGCCACCAATCCAGCTGCGCTTCCTCCAATTACAATAATATCGTATTTCATAAGGTCACCTCCAATAAAGTTATATAATTCACATGCAAAAAATATATATGTACTTAATACATTATATCACAAATACAGATATGTTGTTTAAATATATATAATTTTTCGAAGAATGCTTTTTAATTTTTACTAATAGTTTTCTAACTATTAGCTGAAAAGTATTTGGAACATTGTGAAAAGAATGGATTTTATGTTAAAAAGTTTTATTGTGAAAACTAAAACAAGAAGAAACCTATAATTCCAGAGATAAAAATCACGTATATTGGATCAATTTTGGTTTTTGTAAATAAAAGAAATGCAACTATAGATATTAAAATTTGATAGAAACTGCTTATGTTTGTAAGGAGCGATATGAAGGTAATTGAGATCAAAAAAATAACACCAAATTTAAGTGCTGTTATAAATTCTTTTGGAAGTCTATCGCGGACTATAAAAAATAGTGTTGTAAATGTAATAGGTGCAACAAGCACTGCAATAGAATTTAAAATAGCACCTGTTATTCCGTACATTTTTAGCCCAACGTACGTTGCCGTATTTAGCATTACAGGTCCTGGTGTCATTTGAGATATTGAAAGTATTTCTTTGAATTGTTCGGGAGTTAACCAATTATTAGAGAGAACAGCATCTTTAATTATCCCAATAATTGACCAACCACCACCGAATGCTATAAATCCTATTTTTACAAATTCTAAGAAAACTCTTAGCACTTTATACACCTCTCATTTGTTAATTAAGTAAAAAGAAATTCTCTCCGCTTGAGAGAATTTCTTGATGAAAGTATTTTTTATTCTTCATTTTTAGGCTCTGTCCAAGACATAAAATCACAATCTGAATTAGTACATGTCCAATATGTTTTACCGTTTTTACTTCTTCTCATGACCACCAATGAACCACATTTTGGACATTTTGCCTGGGCTATTTTATATCCTGAAACTGTAAAATCACAATTATCACATTTGAAGTAGTATCCAAATCTACCTTTTTTTCTGACTAGGTGGCCACCACATTTTGGGCATGAATTTTCTGAAACGGTTTCATTTGCATGATTTTCAAGTGCTTGTGCAATGAACATTTTATTTTCTATTAGGACTGCATTTATTGTATTATCCACACTTTTATTTATTTTGCATTTTTCACAATTTAAATATAATCCATACTTTCCAATTTTTAATTTGTAATTTTCTTCTTTACAATCTTGACAAGGCAAGTCCGTTTCATAGTCAATAGTGTAAAACTCTTTCTGTGCGGTTGAAAGGTATTTTGAAAATTCGGAGTAAAAATTATCTAATACTTCTTTCCATTCTTTTTCTCCTGATTCCACCTTATCTAATTCTTCTTCCATTAAGGCGGTAAACTTTTTGTCAACAATTTCTGGGAATCTTTTTGTTAAAAAGTCCTCTACGGTAAATCCGAGTAATGTAGGAATAAGCTCTTTCTTTTCTTTTTTTACATATTTTCTTGCAAGAAGTGTAGAAATTATAGTAGCATAAGTGCTTGGTCTTCCAATCCCTTCTGCCTCTAAAGTTTTTACTAAACTTGCTTCTGTAAACCTTGCAGGCGGTTTTGTAGTATCTTTTTCAATATTTATTTTTGATACTTTATATGTTTTTCCTTTTTCAAGATCTATTTCTTCTTCTTCCTTGCTAGAAGAGTTATATATTTTTTCAAAACCATCAAATATTAGATGAGAATATGTTGTTCTAAATTCATATTTTTCACTTTGAAAAATATATGTCCTTTCTTTATATTTTGATTCTTTCATTTGTGATGCCATAAATCTTTCCCATATTAGTTTGTATAACTTATAGTAATCACTGGATAGTAAAGATTTCGCAATATCTGGAGTTATTTCTGGATTAACAGGCCTTATACATTCATGTGCATCTTGAACATTTTTTGAGGTTTTCTTTTTATTTTTTGAGCCGCCAATATATTCTTTACCAAAGTTTTTTTCTATAAATTCTTGAGCCATTTGTTTTGCTTCTTCTGATACACGGGTTGAGTCAGTTCTCATGTATGTAATAAAAGCAAGATGCCCCTCTTTTGTATCAATACCTTCGTACAATGCTTGTGCAATTTTCATTGTTTTTGAAACAGGAAAACCTAACTTTGTAGCTGCGTCTTGTTGTAGCGTACTTGTAATGTAAGGATTTGGAGGAGATTTCTTTCTTTCTTTTTCGACTATATCTGAAAGTGTTACCTCTTTTACATTATTTTTAATATCTTCTGCAATTTCTTTTGTTATATTTTCCTGTTTGATTTTTTTCCCTTTAATGCTCCAAAGATTTGCTTTAACTTTTTTTACATTAATAGATACTTTGTAGAATTCCTTTGGTTTAAATAAGAATCTTTCTCTTTCCCTATCACAAATTATTTTCAGTGCAGCAGATTGAACTCTTCCAGCACTCATGGCGCCTTTGATTATTTTCCATAGTAATGGACTTATTTTGTAGCCGACGATTCTATCTAAAATTCTTCTTGCAAGCTGTGCGTTAACCTTTTTTATATCTATTTCTCTGGGTGTCTCCACAGATTTTTTAATGGTATTTGGAGTAATTTCGGTAAATACTATTCTATTTTTTCCTTTAAGATTGAAGATTTGTGAAAGGTGCCAAGCAATAGCTTCTCCTTCTCTATCCATATCTGATGCAAGAAGCACTTCTTTCCCTTTTATTTCTTTCTTTATACTTTCAATCACATTTTCTTTGCCAGGAATAATTTCAAATTCTGGTTCAAAATTATTTAAATCCACACCAAATTTCTTTTGAGGTAGATCTCTAACGTGTCCTTTTGAAGATATAACTTTATATTCATCTCCAAGAATTTTTTCAATAGTTTTAGCTTTTGCTGGTGATTCTACTATGATCACTTTCTTTTTTTTGGACATATTAACCCCTCTCATCGTGTTTTAATAAGATTCTTCTTCCAAGACTTGGATCAAAATCACTCCAGGTTTTTTCTGGATTTATTTCAAGTTCTTTTTCTTTGATGTTATACATTCTGTTCAATTTTGAATCCATGTTTTCAATCATATGTAGTACATAAGCTTCTGGAGTCTTTGGTAGAACAGGAGAACCCCATTCAAATTCACCGTGGTGAGAGAGTATCATATGTAGTAGCTTTTCTGAAAGCTCACTGCTAGCATTTATTTTATTCAATTTTTCCTTTACTATATCAAATCCACTTACAATGTGACCGATTAATTCTCCTTTTTGTGTTAGTTCAATACCATGTGATGATATTTCATAGTCGTATATTTTTCCAATGTCATGCAATAAAGCACCGGTTATTAGAAGGTCTCTATCGAGCCACGTGTATATTTTTGCTACATTTTCGCATATACTAGCAACTGTTATACTATGCTCTGCAAGGCCACCTACATAATTGTGGTGAACTCTAAGCCCTGCAGGTGCACTCATAAATGCTTCTGATAATTTTTCATCATTTTTAAATATTTCTATTAGTAATTTTTTTAAAGTATCGTTTTTTATTGAATCAATAAAATAATTAATCTTAGTTTTTGCACTTTCTGAGGACATCTTAGATTCCGATACAAATCTTTCAATGTTGTATTCATCTTCATTAAGAACAATGATATTTGAATCTTCTAAAATGTTTAATTGTATTCTTCCATCGTATATTACCACCTTCCCTTGTGTCCTTACAACATTTCCAACGCTTATTTTTGCATCGTTTTTTTCTGCATTAAACCAATCAATAGCTCTAAGTATGCCTGTTTTGTCTTCAAATGTTAAAAGTAAATATTTTTGCCCATTTTTTGTCTCTAAAAGTCTTTTACTTTTTACCTTAACGATTGTTTCAACTTCTGAATTTATGTAATTTTCAAGTTCTGAGATATAAGGTTCTCTAAATTTTTCAATCAATTCTTTAGGTAATTTCAAAGTTCCACCCC of the Thermosipho africanus Ob7 genome contains:
- a CDS encoding 3'-5' exoribonuclease YhaM family protein translates to MKLPKELIEKFREPYISELENYINSEVETIVKVKSKRLLETKNGQKYLLLTFEDKTGILRAIDWFNAEKNDAKISVGNVVRTQGKVVIYDGRIQLNILEDSNIIVLNEDEYNIERFVSESKMSSESAKTKINYFIDSIKNDTLKKLLIEIFKNDEKLSEAFMSAPAGLRVHHNYVGGLAEHSITVASICENVAKIYTWLDRDLLITGALLHDIGKIYDYEISSHGIELTQKGELIGHIVSGFDIVKEKLNKINASSELSEKLLHMILSHHGEFEWGSPVLPKTPEAYVLHMIENMDSKLNRMYNIKEKELEINPEKTWSDFDPSLGRRILLKHDERG
- a CDS encoding chromate transporter, producing MLRVFLEFVKIGFIAFGGGWSIIGIIKDAVLSNNWLTPEQFKEILSISQMTPGPVMLNTATYVGLKMYGITGAILNSIAVLVAPITFTTLFFIVRDRLPKEFITALKFGVIFLISITFISLLTNISSFYQILISIVAFLLFTKTKIDPIYVIFISGIIGFFLF
- the topA gene encoding type I DNA topoisomerase; its protein translation is MSKKKKVIIVESPAKAKTIEKILGDEYKVISSKGHVRDLPQKKFGVDLNNFEPEFEIIPGKENVIESIKKEIKGKEVLLASDMDREGEAIAWHLSQIFNLKGKNRIVFTEITPNTIKKSVETPREIDIKKVNAQLARRILDRIVGYKISPLLWKIIKGAMSAGRVQSAALKIICDRERERFLFKPKEFYKVSINVKKVKANLWSIKGKKIKQENITKEIAEDIKNNVKEVTLSDIVEKERKKSPPNPYITSTLQQDAATKLGFPVSKTMKIAQALYEGIDTKEGHLAFITYMRTDSTRVSEEAKQMAQEFIEKNFGKEYIGGSKNKKKTSKNVQDAHECIRPVNPEITPDIAKSLLSSDYYKLYKLIWERFMASQMKESKYKERTYIFQSEKYEFRTTYSHLIFDGFEKIYNSSSKEEEEIDLEKGKTYKVSKINIEKDTTKPPARFTEASLVKTLEAEGIGRPSTYATIISTLLARKYVKKEKKELIPTLLGFTVEDFLTKRFPEIVDKKFTALMEEELDKVESGEKEWKEVLDNFYSEFSKYLSTAQKEFYTIDYETDLPCQDCKEENYKLKIGKYGLYLNCEKCKINKSVDNTINAVLIENKMFIAQALENHANETVSENSCPKCGGHLVRKKGRFGYYFKCDNCDFTVSGYKIAQAKCPKCGSLVVMRRSKNGKTYWTCTNSDCDFMSWTEPKNEE